The following are from one region of the Eulemur rufifrons isolate Redbay chromosome 17, OSU_ERuf_1, whole genome shotgun sequence genome:
- the SUB1 gene encoding activated RNA polymerase II transcriptional coactivator p15 gives MPKSKELVSSSSSGSDSDSEVDKKLKRKKQVAPEKPVKKQKTGETSRALSSSKQSSSSRDDNMFQIGKMRYVSVRDFKGKVLIDIREYWMDPEGEMKPGRKGISLNPEQWSQLKEQISDIDDAVRKL, from the exons atgcCTAAGTCAAAGGAACTTGTTTCTTCAAGCTCTTCTGGCAGCGATTCTGACAGTGAAGTTGACAAAAAG ttaaagaggaaaaagcaagttGCTCCAGAAAAACCTGTGAAGAAGCAAAAGACTGGTGAAACTTCAAGAGCTCTGTCATCTTCCAaacagagcagcagcagcagagatgATAACATGTTTCAG atTGGGAAAATGAGGTATGTTAGTGTTCGGGACTTTAAAGGGAAGGTTCTAATTGATATTAGAGAATATTGGATGGATCCAGAAGGTGAAATGAAACCAGGAAGAAAag GTATTTCTTTAAATCCGGAGCAGTGGAGCCAGCTGAAGGAACAGATTTCTGACATTGATGATGCAGTAAGAAAACTGTAA